In the Spirochaetota bacterium genome, one interval contains:
- the bamD gene encoding outer membrane protein assembly factor BamD: MKLVYLVFIIVLFNSFCYTSEGSVVNSIFNVGMNAYNRGDYDTAIKNLEIIYNEYPESPLFPKACMYLGYLYYDIGDLETSKKYLNTSIRASRKGSEVWKNAMKLLAVVYYETGDLNRYERAMEEIGRYNNLATRDLQTRQQEYDRKEFKPQSQRTFPTRQTQKNIPKGVQITNYITNIVFITNTNEQVITITNYLTNLVIKDTQSLPEIKEKVDEITKKEEELEELSRLTDVKNRLLKLNEKILMLQEILDRKAKEEK, from the coding sequence ATGAAGTTGGTTTATCTTGTTTTCATAATAGTTTTATTCAATAGTTTTTGCTACACTTCTGAAGGTTCTGTAGTTAATTCTATCTTCAATGTTGGGATGAATGCTTACAATAGGGGTGATTACGATACTGCTATCAAAAACCTTGAAATAATATACAACGAGTATCCAGAGTCTCCTCTTTTTCCGAAGGCTTGTATGTATCTTGGGTATCTATACTACGACATAGGAGACTTGGAGACATCTAAAAAATACCTCAATACGAGTATCAGAGCGAGTAGGAAGGGTAGTGAAGTTTGGAAGAATGCTATGAAACTTCTAGCAGTTGTTTATTATGAAACTGGAGACCTAAATAGGTATGAAAGAGCTATGGAAGAAATCGGTAGATATAATAATCTAGCAACTAGAGATTTACAAACTAGACAACAAGAATATGATAGAAAAGAATTCAAACCCCAATCTCAAAGAACTTTTCCAACAAGACAAACTCAAAAGAATATACCTAAAGGAGTTCAGATAACAAACTATATAACGAATATTGTTTTCATAACAAACACTAATGAGCAGGTTATAACCATAACCAATTATTTAACCAATTTGGTTATCAAAGATACGCAGTCTTTGCCAGAAATAAAAGAAAAGGTTGATGAAATAACCAAAAAGGAGGAAGAACTAGAAGAACTCAGCAGACTTACCGATGTTAAAAACAGGCTTCTGAAACTCAACGAGAAGATACTTATGCTACAAGAGATATTAGACAGAAAAGCGAAGGAGGAGAAATGA
- a CDS encoding bifunctional 3,4-dihydroxy-2-butanone-4-phosphate synthase/GTP cyclohydrolase II, with translation MSNGYVDLTFNTIEEAISDLRNGKLIIVVDDEKRENEGDFVGAGQFATPEMINFLMKEGRGLICVPMDPKLADKLNLYLMTDENTDTFSTWFTISVDAKEGTTTGISAYDRSTTIRKLASIDARPEDFNKPGHVFPLKARKGGVITRQGHTEATVDLLKIAGLYPVGVICEITNEDGTMARRPQLFEIAKKFNLKIISISQIVKYRWMNERLVERIDDAFLPTKYGNFKIIGYQELISGKEHVAIVKGDVRNKENVIVRIHSECFTGDILGSLRCDCGNQLAFALQTMEEEGEGVLIYLRQEGRGIGLLNKIKTYKLQDQGYDTVEANRKLGFPDDAREYGVAYQILKDLGVKSIRLMTNNPSKIRKIEEYGIIVNERIPIVVGINKYNEKYIRVKVEKMGHLIDLF, from the coding sequence ATGTCTAACGGATATGTGGATCTTACGTTCAACACTATAGAAGAGGCTATATCGGACTTGAGAAACGGCAAATTAATAATAGTTGTTGATGATGAGAAGCGAGAAAATGAAGGAGATTTCGTAGGAGCAGGACAGTTCGCAACACCAGAGATGATAAACTTTCTGATGAAGGAAGGAAGAGGGCTTATATGTGTGCCTATGGACCCAAAACTCGCTGACAAACTTAACCTTTACCTTATGACTGATGAAAATACTGATACTTTCTCAACGTGGTTTACTATATCTGTTGACGCAAAAGAAGGCACAACAACAGGCATTTCAGCATACGATAGAAGCACAACTATTAGAAAACTTGCCTCCATTGATGCAAGACCTGAAGATTTTAACAAACCTGGGCATGTATTCCCTCTCAAAGCACGAAAAGGCGGAGTGATAACCAGACAAGGACACACAGAAGCAACAGTTGACTTGCTAAAGATTGCAGGTCTATATCCAGTAGGTGTGATATGCGAGATCACTAACGAAGATGGAACAATGGCAAGACGACCACAACTCTTTGAGATTGCTAAAAAGTTTAACCTAAAAATAATTAGCATAAGTCAGATAGTTAAATACCGATGGATGAACGAGAGACTAGTTGAAAGAATTGATGACGCATTTTTACCCACAAAATACGGTAACTTCAAGATAATAGGTTATCAAGAACTTATAAGCGGAAAAGAGCATGTAGCAATAGTTAAGGGAGATGTAAGAAACAAAGAAAATGTAATAGTAAGAATACATTCCGAATGTTTCACTGGTGATATTCTTGGTTCTCTAAGATGTGACTGTGGTAATCAACTTGCCTTCGCTCTTCAGACGATGGAAGAGGAAGGAGAAGGAGTTCTAATCTACTTAAGACAAGAAGGTAGAGGGATAGGATTACTTAACAAGATAAAAACATACAAACTACAAGACCAAGGATACGACACCGTAGAAGCAAATAGGAAACTTGGTTTTCCTGATGATGCTAGAGAGTATGGTGTAGCATACCAAATACTGAAAGATTTAGGAGTAAAAAGCATAAGACTTATGACCAACAACCCTAGCAAAATCAGAAAGATTGAAGAGTATGGCATAATCGTTAATGAGAGAATACCGATCGTAGTCGGCATAAACAAATACAATGAAAAGTATATAAGAGTAAAAGTTGAAAAGATGGGACACCTTATTGACCTATTTTAA
- a CDS encoding exopolysaccharide biosynthesis polyprenyl glycosylphosphotransferase, whose amino-acid sequence MLQIKGVLRFLILLLSDLLAIYIANYIGLGIRLLLIAHTPYTVPDNLPPILGPFYPSWIWIVFIGMSILQRLHTSTLSFWEEARKIVNTALISFIIVTSISFIARWYDMDTRFLVVITSLFYIPTVIIIRGLAKYGMYFTKYLTHRTSLITDSVESKKILYEIARKNKSLLINIRQIVVIKNYSQETLNRIKTKISRSNIDLSIIYLEKAPEEFFTKLVSSIHSSVRRMMVVPNIFSMPLLNSEMMFIINQNVPFISLRNNLLIPINRFFKRAFDIIFSIFALVVSLPIIGILSLLIILESPGWPIYKSRRVKMNGEEFYCYKLRSMYQDAEKRLTEILEKDPSKREEWLKYRKLKNDPRITKVGAIIRKLSLDELPQFINVLIGDMSVVGPRAITKEEIDKYYKDEAKFYYYAVRPGITGLWQVSGRNEMDYNFRVRTDIWYVENWSFWLDIVIILKTIPAVFKSQGAY is encoded by the coding sequence ATGTTACAGATAAAAGGCGTTTTAAGATTCCTGATATTGCTTCTTTCTGACTTATTAGCGATATACATAGCGAACTACATAGGTCTTGGTATTAGACTACTACTTATCGCACATACCCCTTACACTGTCCCAGACAATCTACCACCGATACTAGGTCCTTTCTACCCTTCTTGGATATGGATAGTCTTTATTGGAATGTCAATACTGCAAAGACTACACACAAGCACACTTTCCTTCTGGGAGGAAGCAAGAAAAATCGTAAATACAGCACTCATCAGTTTCATAATAGTAACTTCTATTTCTTTCATCGCAAGATGGTATGACATGGATACTAGGTTTCTAGTCGTGATAACATCACTATTCTATATACCCACAGTCATAATTATAAGGGGATTGGCAAAATACGGAATGTATTTCACAAAGTATCTAACACATAGAACATCATTAATAACAGACTCTGTAGAGTCAAAGAAAATACTATATGAAATAGCGAGAAAGAACAAATCTTTACTTATTAACATAAGGCAGATAGTTGTTATAAAGAACTATTCACAAGAAACCCTGAATAGAATAAAAACTAAAATATCAAGGTCTAACATAGATTTATCAATAATATACTTGGAAAAGGCACCTGAAGAGTTTTTTACAAAACTAGTATCAAGCATACACTCGTCGGTAAGGAGGATGATGGTCGTTCCAAACATTTTCAGTATGCCATTACTCAACAGTGAGATGATGTTCATAATCAACCAAAATGTTCCATTCATATCACTTAGAAATAACCTTCTGATACCTATAAACAGGTTCTTCAAAAGAGCCTTTGACATTATTTTTAGTATATTCGCTCTCGTGGTAAGCCTTCCGATAATAGGAATCCTTTCACTTCTGATAATTCTTGAATCACCCGGATGGCCAATATACAAATCAAGAAGAGTAAAGATGAACGGGGAAGAATTCTACTGCTACAAACTAAGGAGTATGTATCAAGACGCTGAAAAAAGACTCACCGAAATACTAGAAAAAGACCCATCAAAAAGAGAGGAATGGCTGAAATATAGAAAACTTAAGAATGACCCAAGAATTACAAAGGTTGGCGCAATAATAAGGAAGTTAAGTCTTGACGAACTACCGCAGTTTATAAATGTCTTAATAGGTGATATGAGTGTAGTAGGACCTAGAGCAATAACTAAAGAAGAAATAGACAAATATTACAAAGATGAAGCAAAATTTTACTACTACGCAGTAAGACCAGGGATTACAGGACTTTGGCAAGTTTCCGGAAGAAATGAAATGGACTACAACTTTAGAGTTAGAACTGATATTTGGTATGTTGAGAATTGGTCATTCTGGCTTGATATAGTTATAATCCTTAAAACCATACCAGCAGTTTTCAAAAGCCAAGGTGCTTATTAA